The nucleotide sequence GAGGGCGGCCAGTGCATCGTCGTGGACCTTCTTCCACGCGAGAGGCTCCGGCTTTCGTGAATCCCGCAGCCAAGCGACGTACTCGGACCACAGCGGGCGGTCGAGCGGCTGGGCCTTCAGCGCGAGCAGGTAAGCCTTCTCCGCAAGGTCCGGATTTCCCCCGCGCAGGGCACGCGCCTGCCAGAGGTGCAGCGAACTACGATCCGTGGCGTACTTCTCGCCGAGCACCTTTTCCTGCAGCACGAGCTGAGTCCACGTCCTGCCCCAGAGCGAGGTGTGGAGGCCGCGCTCCCAGGAGAGCGAGTAGGCGGGCGTCCACTCGCCCGGGGCCGTGCGCACCGCGTAGGCGCAGTGGCCGGGCTCGCCCATGGTGATTGCCGGGATGCCATTCGCTCGTGCGGCGGTGGCACCGTAGTGGGACAGCGAGCCGCAGACGCCGCCGACCTCGCGCACGCGCTCGGCGTGGATCATCTTCTCGAATGGCGCGTAGTATCTGCTGCCGTGGATCGAGTCGCCGAAAACATTCTCCAGCCGGTAGGGAGCCTGCCAGCACGCATCGGTGTAGTCCTTCACCGGCAGCTTCACGTGATCGCGCAGCCAGAGCATCGACTCCTCGCCCCAGCCGCCGTCGCCCGCCCAGCCTCCATTGCCCCCTGCGGAAACGACGAAGCGTTTTTCCCAGGTCGCGAGGGTGTCGAAGACCGGGTGGAGCTTGCCCGCCTTCCGCGAGTCGCGGAAGTAGCGGTAGCGCTCGTCGGCCTGATCCTCCGGCCAATCCTTCGCCGCATACATCAGGGCCACGGCGGCGGCGGTGGTGAGCTCGTGGCGGTCGGCCATGCCGGAGCGGTCCTGTTTCCACAGCGCCTCGGCGATGCGCATCATCTTCGCCGGATCTTCGGGGAGCGGGCCGGAGAACATCAGCTCGTCCAGCAGCGTGCCCTGCATCTCGCGGAAGAAGGTCGAGCGCGGGCCATTCGAAAGCGCCTTCCATTCCCTCGGCCCCAGCACGCGCTCAAGCTCGGCCATGGCCCACTGGCGTCGCACCACGGTATCCGTGGCATCCACCTTCAGTGCCGCCTCGGTCCGGGGGAGGGATATTTCAGCGATGCCGGTGCCCGTGAGAGCGAACAGCAGCAGCGGGGCAGAACAGAGCTTCATGGCGAGAAAACGCCACAAAAGCGGTTTTTGTTTCGAATTTAATGCAAAAAAGGACGCGTTTAATGATCGCTGGCCCATAAGTGGGCTCATGAATAAAGCAATGAGGCTTGTCGATGTGTCGTCGACATTTGTGCGGACGGAACGTCCGCACTCCTCAAAATCCTCGCAGTCGCAGCGTCAGAAGTCGTGCTCCAGCACCTCGATCGCGCGGCGGCACAGCTCGCGGCCGTAGTCGGTCCACTGGCCCTCGCCCCAGTAGCGGTAGCAGCTCGTCTGGCTGCACAGCAGGTGGTAGAGCGCGTTCTTGTAGCGCGGGTCGGTGGGCGGCACGCCGGCCTTCGTGATCTTCTCGGCGAAAAGCGCGGATGCCTCCTCCATGGGGCCGAGCACGTGGTCGTAGCCCTTCACCCATGAGATGTCACTCGTCCAGCTCCCGCCGTCCATGTGGAAAGGCTGAGCGTGCTGCTTGCAGTCCTCGATGACCTCCGCGAGCTTCTCCGGTCCGCCGCCATCGGGCATGCGTTCCCAGATCTTTTGCTGCATCGACGGCTGGATGGCGGTGAAGTCCGCCTCGCCGATGCCCAGCGTCTCGAGGTATTCCAGATACTCGGTCACGTTCACCGCAGGGGTCTCGCTGTCGGTGGCCTCGGCCATCGCTTCGAGGAATTTCGGGGGGAACTCGTTCATCATCACGCCGCCGTTTTCCCCGTCGGCGATCTGCGTGACCAAGCGGGGCACCGTTTTGCCCTTCAGCTCGGTATTGGGAAGGCTCTTCGCCTCGTAGTAGGGCTGCATCTGCGCGACCAGCTTCGTGTCGCTGCCCTGTGTCTTGATGATGGCGATGATGCTGACTTCCTCGCCGGAGGAATTCCGCGCGACGAGGCGGTGGGGCAGGTGAGGGGCACCGAGGCCGTGGCCGGTGCCGCATTCTTCCACTGTGTGCTCTTGCACGAGCACCCAGCGGTAGCCGCACTCCTTTAGCGTCTTGACGAACTCGTAGCAGACGTCCGGGTGATTCGGCAGCGCCATCTCGGACGGCGAGAAGCCCCGCACGCGGTTCAGCGCCTCATGGCCGAAGAGCGCGGCGAAGTGATTCTGCCAGGCCTTCACATGCAGGCGGAAATCCTGCACCGGCGTGGACGGTGCGACAGCGTGACCCCAAGGCGCGCCCAGCCACTCCACGCAACGCGAGTAGGCGGGGTCGGTGGTAAGGGCACGCAGGGCATCGATCACGTGCGTCGCCCCCATCGAGGCGAGCCCGTCGAAAAGACAGCCGGAATACTCCAGCATCACGCGCGGCTTCTTCCCCTGCGCCACGAGCTGCGGGACGAATTCCCCGATGCGCTTGTAGCACCACTCGAAGACCGGGGCGTTGTGATTGTCGCCGATGCCCTGGTTCTCCATCATGCTCTGGAGATTCCCGATCACGGCGGCGGTCCTGAGATCGCCGCCGCCTGCCGGGATCAGCGGCTGGTGCATGTGGAGCGCGATCGCGAAGGTGGCGCGCGCCTTGCCGAAGTCGATGTCGCTGTTTGGCAGGGCGACCGGGCCGGTGTGGGCCATGGTGGCTGCGACGGCCTCTTCATCACCGCAAATCGGTGGGATCTGGCTCTCCAAGGTGGGCATGGGAATGAGAGGGGTTGAAAGGTCGGTATCCTAACCGAATCGGCGGTGAGGGAAATCGGTTTCCTTGTTCTCGCGAGAGATCATCGACGGGCCGCCATCCGGGCACGACGGTGCTTCGTCATAGGACGTGCCTCCGACTCGTGAGATGGGTGCCCGGTCGATTGGATCAGGCCGCGGGGCGCGAGCGTGTGGCCAGCGCGGCCTTCGGCAGCACCGGCTTCGCGGCAGGGCGCGGCTCGGGCTCGGCGATGACTTCGTCGAGCGTCGGTGCGACCACCGGCCGGTCGAGCAGGCGCTCGTAAAGTTCCACGTAGCCTGCAGTGAAGCGGGCGGGGTCGAATTCACTGCGGCTCTGGCGCATGATGCGGGTGATCTCGCGCTCGCGGATTTCCTTCGGCTGGAGGTGGAACCACATCGCCTCGTCGATCGCCCAGCGGAAACCCGCAGCATTCGGGTCCTCGAAGGAGAAGCCATTGCCCAGCGAATTCTCGGAATCCAGCCGGCGCACCGTATCGCGCAGTCCGCCGGTGGCGTGGACGATCGGCAGGCAGCCGTAGAGCGGAGCGATCATCTGCGGCAGTCCGCAGGGCTCGAAGAGCGAAGGCATCAGCATGTAGTCCGACCCGGCGAAGGCCAGGCGGGCCAGACGCTCGTCGAAGTCGCGGATGGCGACGCGGCGGTGCAGGTGGTGGTAGTTGTTGATGTGATGCAGCAGATGCTGGTGCGGTCCATCGGCCACCACCACGATCTGGAGCTTGCGGTCCCAGTAGTCGGAGACGGTGCGCTGGAGGATGTCGCAGAGGAGCTGCGGGCCCTTCTGGATGGGATCCAAGCGGGAGGGCCAGAAGAAGATCGCGGCATCCGGATCTTCCTCGAGTCCGAGCTCGCGCTGCAGGGCCAGCTTGTTCGCGGCCTTGCCCTGCACGTGGTCGTGATCGCTGTAGGTCACCTCCAGCGAGGGGTCCGACTCGGGATCATAGGAGGGGTCCGGCGAATTCAGCACGCCGGACGCGCGGCCTGCGGCCATCTTCTGGCAGATCTCGCCACGCAGGAAGGCCCCGCCGTGGTGCTTGCCGTCCGCGAGTTCCTGGAGGAATCCGGGGCTCACCGTGGTGAGGTGGTCGGCGGCATAGACGCCCGTGCCCAGCATGTGGACAGGCACCGTGCTGCGGCACTGGTGATACTGGCCGGGCGGGCGGACGAAGTAGAGCTGGTTCCAGAAGTCGGCGGCACCGATGCCCGCCGCCTCCATGGCCTCCAGCGTGATGTCGCGGCTGTGGATATTGTGCAGCGTGAAGAGGCACTTGATGCCACGGCGCTTCGCCATTGCCGGGATGAGTCCAGTCATCCAGTCATTGCAATGGATGATATCTGGTTGTACTTTCGGGATGATCTGTTGCATCACCTCCCTTTGAAACACGAGGGCGGTGTGGAGGCATTCGTGCGGATTGTCACTATAGACGCGTCCGAGATTGTGAAATGCATAGTCGTCCGCGAGGTGGATGCGCTGGTCGTGGGGGTGGACGGAGCTGTTGATGACCTCGTCTGGCAGGCGTCCGAGGTGGTCGCGCTGGAAGAGACGGCGGAAATTCGGCATCGCCACATGCACCTCGGCACCGAGGTCCACGAGGCCGGAAACGAGGGCCGCGGTGGCGTCCGCCAGACCGCCCGCTTTCGCGCGAATCAAGCCTGCACCGGGGCCCAGCGCCTGTGGCAGGTGGGTGATTTCCGGTGTGACGATGAGGATGCGCGGTGGCTTGGCAGGCGAGGGAGCGGACATGGGCAGAGCGACGGAAGGGAAATGAGAGGCGAGTGGAGAAGACTGGAACAGGAGCAGGAAAGTAACGCGGACCTCCGGGTCACATGCCAACCGGAGCGGGTGGCGATATTGTGAATAACACGACCCAGCAGACAGCGTGCCGACCTGCCGCGCGCCCCGCGTAAAACCCCGTAGGCGAGCCACAAGATAGATCAACCAACGATTCATGTTTTTATGATCGGCGATCGGCGTACGCGATCCGCCTATGCCATCAATCATGCGTCACGGGAGATCGCTCATTCTTGCGTCACGGGAAAGGGCTCGACTTTGGCCCGGCCAATGCTCACGACGTTGGCGGCTCGCAATTGACCCGGGGGATGCATGGCATCTGCCGGCATCGTTCCCTCCATGAATCGGATTCGTGTTCTCAAACTGGGCTGGGAGTTTCCCCCCTTGATCAATGGCGGCCTCGGGGTTGCCTGCCTCGGACTTTCCCAGGCGCTCTCCAAACACGTCGATCTCCAGGTGATCGTGCCGCGCTCCGCGCCTGAGGCGGACTTCGAGGACTTCAAGCTCACCGGGCTGAACAACCTAAAGACCGAGGACCTCCAGCCCGTGGAGGGGAAGTATCACTACGAGAGCTTCGCGGAGATCCAGCGCGTGCCCATCCACCTCGACCCGTATGCTTCGGATGAGGCGGGCACCACGGAGATCGTGCGGCAGCCGGGCGGGGAGATCGCGTTTTCCCGCACGACACGCAGCCAGCTCGAGCAATTCAAGACGGGCGAGCTCTACGGCGACGACCTCGGCACGAAGGTGATCGAGTTTTCCAAAGTGGCTGCGAAGATGGCCATGCTGCTGGACTTCGACGTGGTCCACGCGCACGACTGGATGACCTTTCTGGCGGGGGTGGAGGTGAAGAAGGCCACGGGCAAGCCGCTGGTGATCCACGTCCACGCCTCGCAGTACGACCGCGCCGGGGCGGCGGCCCGCGGCTGGATCTACGATCTGGAGAAATACGGGATGGAGGAGGCCGACGCCATCATCCCGGTGAGCCGCTACACGGGGAAGATCTGCGCCGCCCACTACAACATCGACCCCGCGAAGATCCACCCGGTCCACAACGGGGCCGAGGCGGTGGATGCCTTCAGGACCAAGAAGCCCTTCCCGGAGAAGCTGGTCCTTTTCCTCGGTCGCCTGACCGCGCAGAAGGGGCCGGAGTTCTTCCTGGAGATCGCCACGCGGGTGCTGAAGAAGACGCGCAATGTCCGCTTCGTGATGGCCGGGACCGGCGAGCGCCTGAAGCCGCTGGCGGAGAGCACCGCCTTCCGCGGGCTCGGCGGGTATCTCCACTTCACGGGCTTCTTGAACAAGGAGAAGGTGAACGAGCTGCTCTCGATGACGGACATTTATTGCATGCCGTCCGTCTCGGAGCCCTTCGGCCTGTCCGCGCTGGAGGCCGCGCAATTCGGCATCCCGGCGGTGATCTCGAAGCAATCCGGCGTGGCCGAGGTGCTGAAGGGCGCGCTGAAGGCCGACTACTGGGACGTGGACCTGATGGCCCAGCACATCATCGACCTGCTGGAGGACGACGCGCTCCGCGAGCGGGTGGTGAAGCAGGCCGAGGAAGACATGGCCGCGGCCACTTGGGACGCCGCCGCCGAGAAGGTGGTGGAGATTTACGAGGAGCTGATTTCCCGGCCATCGAAGCCACGCGGGCCTGCCGATCCGCTGGGTCTTTTCCGCGACTGACGGCGAGCGGTCTTATCCCCCCTGAGCCATGCCTCACACCTGCCTCTACTTCCAGGTGCATCAGCCGAACCGGCTGATACCGTATGACTTCTTCCAGATCGGCCAGCACGCCTTCTACGAGGATGACGGGCTGAATGCCGAGGTGCTGTCAAAGGTGGCGGAAAAGAGCTACCTGCCGGCAAACGCGCTTTTCAAGAAGGTCATCGAGCAGACGCACGGCCGCTTCCGCATGGCGCTCTCCATCAGCGGGACGGTGATCGAGCAGATGCAGCACCACCGGCCGGACGTGCTGGCCTCCTTCCAGGACCTGGTGGCCACCGGAAGCGTGGAGCTGCTGGCGGAGACCTACTACCACTCGCTGGCGATCCTTCACTCGCGGAAGGAATTCGAGCGCCAGGTCGAGCGGCACCTGGAGATCCTCGAGTCCGTTTTCCGCGTCCGCCCGCGGGTCTTCCGGAATACCGAGCTGATCTACAACAACGCCATCGCCGCGCAGGCGGAGACGATGGGCTTTGACGGGATCATGGCGGAGGGAGTGCCGTGGGTGCTGAATGGCCAGTCGCCGAACCAGGTCTTCCGCGCGCCGTATGTGACGCGGATGAAAACGCTGCTGCGGAATGCCTCGCTCTCGGATGACCTCGGCTTCCGCTTTTCCGACAAGACCTGGAACGAGTGGCCGCTCACGGCGGAGAAATTCGCGGGATGGGTGAAGGACGCGCCGGGCGACGTGGTGAATCTCTTCATGGACTACGAGACCATCGGGGAGCACCAGTGGAAGGACACCGGCGTCTTCGAGTTCTGGGAGCGGTTGCCGGAGGCGATGCTGGCCGAGGGCGTGAGCTGGGTCACTCCGGGCGAGGTGGTGGATCTCTTCAGCGCGACCCGGGAGTATGACTGCCACTGGCCGACCTCATGGGCGGATGCCGAGCGCGACCTGAGCGCGTGGACGGGGAATGTGATGCAGCAGGAGGCCATCGCGAAAATCCACCGGCTGGAGGAGGAAGTGCTGGCCGCCCGGGACCCGGACCTCACTCACGTGTGGGCGAAGCTGCAGACTTCGGATCACTTCTACTGGATGGCGACGAAGGGCGGCACGGATGGCAGCATCCACCAGTATTTCTCGCCCTACAGCACGCCGTACGACGCCTACATCTACTTCATGAATGCCCTCGGGGACCTGCAGGTGAGACTGCGGCGCATCCGGGAAGAGCGCGAGGCAGGCGGGGCGAGATCCGGCGAGCTCTAGGGGACTGGGGCGCCCCCGTCATGAGGCGTTGGTTTGCAGGATGTTTCGGCTCCGGTGACATTCACCGGGCCTTGTGTGATGCATTTTGCGATGATTCCCCGCGTGGCAGAGTTCTTCACAAGATATTGGGAATGAATTCACAATGAAACCGGCGGGAAAAGGGCGGTCCATCGGGGGCAGGCGAGGGGAGGGGGGAATCTTGCAATGCCGACCCCGGCGCGCTAATCCATGAAGACGATCTACCGCTCTCGTTCCCTTGTTTTCCGGGGCATCACCGGAGGAGTTCCAAGGACACAGACCGGTGGACCGGCTCGACGACTGATAGACCGGCTTACCGTCCCTCCCCCGGCGACAAGCCGCTGGATAAGAACCCGTCCGAACTGCTGAACCGCTGCCATATACCCCCTGATGATCGCGCTGTAAACCCGGGCGCACATCGTGGCGAGCAAGCAGTCGGACGGGAAGCGGCCCGAAGTTCGGTCCCGACACGCGAACATGCGTTCGCGAGTGGAGCGAGTTTATCGGAAGTTAGTGCGTAGTAGCGAAAATGATAATGCTTTTTGCAAGGGTGAGCGTGCAAAAGACACGACCGGGGGTTACCTGTTAGACAGGCTGGCGAGGCGGTCGGTTTTCTCGCTGCTGGCGACCTGCTTTGACGCATCGGCTTGGCCCGGATTCGAGGTGGCCGACGTGTGCGTCATGCGCGGGGTGCCATCGCCCGGAGTGTCACTCTTGTCACCACTCCAAGGTCGCATGACCGCAAACATCAATGCGATCACAGCAGCGGTCCGGAGGAGACAGGTAATGAATGAGGACGCAGTCACAGCTACACTGCTCCAACACTTCCGGGAGGATTGCAAGGGACTTTCAGGTATTCTCCCATCATTCGGCTGAGGGAAACTACGAAGGTACCGTACTTCGATGGATCGGGAACGCCATTTCCGCGTAGATCCACGCATCTGTTAGGCTGTTAAGCGCTGTTTTCCAGTCGGCTACGTAAATCGGGAGCGATGGATGAGAGCGACGAATGGACTGATGAGCGCTCTTCATCTTGGGATCGCCGGGTCGGTTTTCAGCGAGGAATTCCTGTCGTGTATGACACTGGACCCGGGCGGGATCTGTTAGGACATGCGTGATGACATGCAGGCGTCAGGAAAGATCTCCGTTTGCCTTGTCGCGATGTCGGTGAGATGGATAGCCGGGGCGGTCCGGCTGGGTGGTTCGATCGCGCATTGTTCCATACTCCCGCACGGAAGATCCCGTGGAAATCGTCCGATGAAGGCGGGCGGGTGTGATGGCTCGGGCGGAATGAATTCCGCGTTCCCAGTGGGCATTCCCTGATGGAGCGCACCACACCGTAAGGTGCGCTCGCCGATGATCCCGGACGTGGGAAAATTACATCTCCGCCCATTGGCGGATCAAGTTGTGATACACGCCGGTGAGTTGCACCGATGATTGGCTCGCCGCCTCGTGGTCGGGCAGGGCGGCGGAGAGGCGCTGGATGGCGATGTCCAGGTCGAAGAGCAGGGAGCGCTGCTCGTCCGAGCGGATCATGCTTTGCAGCCAGAAGAAGGAGCACAGCCGCGTGCCGCGAGTCACCGGGGTCACCTGGTGCAGGCTGGTGGAGGGGTAGAGCACCATGTGGCCGGCGGGGAGCTTCACGCTCTTCGAGCCGTAGGTGTCCTCGATGATGAGCTCGCCGCCGTCATACTCCTCCGGCCCGGCGAAGAAGAGCGTGCAGGAGAGATCCGTGCGGATGCGGTGCGGCGTGCCGGGGATCTGGCGGATGGAGCTGTCCACGTGGGTGCCAAAGGTCTGCCCGCCCGAGTAGCGGTTGAACATCGGAGGGAGGAAATGAAGGGGCAGCGCCGCAGACTGGAAGAGCGGATTGACGGCGAGCGCGCGCAAGATCGCATCGCCCACCTCGCGGGCCACCGGGTGGGTGGCGGGGATCTGCATGTTGTCCTTTGCCTTCGCCGCCTGATGACCGGCGGTCGCCTTGCCATCCTGCCAGTCCGCCGTTTCAAGCAGACGGCGGCATTCAGCGGTCTGTTCGGCGGTCAGGACATCGGGGATGCAAAGGATCATGGACTTGTCTCGTCCCGGGCAGGGGTGGCGGGTCAAGGCGAATCCCCGCAATCAGCGGCCAAACCGCCATCGATTAGCGCTCGGTTGCCGTTTGCGTCACCCGGATGGAATTACTTTGACAGGTGGATTCAATTGAGACGCATTCGCAACAGTCTTCGCCGCGACGCCATTGCGCCCGGCACGACTCACTGATTCCGCGTCCAATGAACTCCCACGACTCCAGTCTTCGTGCCTCCCGGCTTCCGGAAGGATTTGTCTTCACCGGCACCCTGTTTGCCCTCGGCCAACTCGCTGCCCAAACTCCCGCTGTCACCGCCCCGAAGAAGGACGAGCAGAAGACGGAGAACATGAGCGAGCTGGTCGTGCAGGCCGACCTCGAGAAGAGCCTCTACAAGCCGGAGCGCCTCCAGACGCCGAAGCAGACCCAGCCGCTGCGCGACGTCGCCCAGACCGTGACCGTGATCCCGGCGGACGTGATGCGCGAGCAGGCCGCCTCGAATCTCCGCGACGTGCTGCGAAACGTGCCCGGCATCAGCATGCAGGCCGGTGAAGGCGGCGGCGGCCCTGCCGGTGACAATCTCGCGATCCGCGGCTTCGCGGCGCGCTCGGACATCTTCGTCGATGGCATGCGCGACGCGGCCAGCGGCGGCTACTCACGCGACCCCTTCAATTTCGAGCAGGTCGAAGTGACCAAGGGCCCGTCCTCCGCCTCGACCGGCCGCGGCTCCACCGGCGGCTCCATCAACATCGTCACCAAGACCCCGCACCTCGGGAACTCCTACGGCACCTCGCTCAGCGGTGGCACGGACGACTACATGCGCGGCACCTTCGACCTGAATCAGGAATTCGCCGGCTGCGGTGCCGTTCGCCTGAATGGCGTCTGGCACGAGCAGGACATCCCGGGCCGCGATGGTGTGGAAAACAAGCGCTGGGGTATCGCCCCGTCGATCTCGTGGGGCCTCGGCACCGACACGCGCTTCACGCTGACCTACATGCACCTGGATCAGGACAACACGCCTGACTACGGCATCCCGTGGATCCCGCGGAACAGCGCCACCAACCCGCTGCTCCAGCCGGGCGTGCCGATCGTGGACTTCGACCGCTGGTATGGCAATCCGCTGCGCGACTACGAGGAAATCCAGACCGACCTCATCACGGGTATCTTCGAGCACGACTTCAGCGATGACCTGAAGCTGCGCACCACCTTGCGCTACGGCCGGAATGACCGCGACTCCGTCACCACCGCTCCGCGCTTCGCCGCCATCAATGACACCACGCCGGCCACGAACCCGACGACCACGACGCTGAACCAGCAGTTCCAGTCGCGCGACCAGCTCGACGAGGCGCTCTTCGGCCAGGCCGACCTGCGCTATGACTTCAGCACCGGCAGCATCGAGCACAATCTCGTCGGTGGCTTCGAAGTGGGCCGCGAGAAGTCCCGCAACTACGGTCGCTCCGTGTATGACCCGGCCACCGGCCTGCCGGTCGCTGGCAATCCACAGATCGACTTCTTCACCGGCCAGGTGATCATCCCCTTCACCGGTGTGATCCAGCGCAATGGCTCCATCACCCAGACCATCTCGGACACCACCGCCTTCTACCTCTTCGACACGGCGACGATCAACGAGCACTGGGAGATCTCCGGCGGCGTCCGCTGGGATAGCTACGACGTGGAGTACGCCTCGCGTGCCGCCTCCGGCGTGGTGAGCCCGCTGGAGCGCGAGGACTCGATGTTCAGC is from Luteolibacter flavescens and encodes:
- a CDS encoding glycogen synthase, which encodes MSAPSPAKPPRILIVTPEITHLPQALGPGAGLIRAKAGGLADATAALVSGLVDLGAEVHVAMPNFRRLFQRDHLGRLPDEVINSSVHPHDQRIHLADDYAFHNLGRVYSDNPHECLHTALVFQREVMQQIIPKVQPDIIHCNDWMTGLIPAMAKRRGIKCLFTLHNIHSRDITLEAMEAAGIGAADFWNQLYFVRPPGQYHQCRSTVPVHMLGTGVYAADHLTTVSPGFLQELADGKHHGGAFLRGEICQKMAAGRASGVLNSPDPSYDPESDPSLEVTYSDHDHVQGKAANKLALQRELGLEEDPDAAIFFWPSRLDPIQKGPQLLCDILQRTVSDYWDRKLQIVVVADGPHQHLLHHINNYHHLHRRVAIRDFDERLARLAFAGSDYMLMPSLFEPCGLPQMIAPLYGCLPIVHATGGLRDTVRRLDSENSLGNGFSFEDPNAAGFRWAIDEAMWFHLQPKEIREREITRIMRQSRSEFDPARFTAGYVELYERLLDRPVVAPTLDEVIAEPEPRPAAKPVLPKAALATRSRPAA
- a CDS encoding glycosyltransferase, whose protein sequence is MNRIRVLKLGWEFPPLINGGLGVACLGLSQALSKHVDLQVIVPRSAPEADFEDFKLTGLNNLKTEDLQPVEGKYHYESFAEIQRVPIHLDPYASDEAGTTEIVRQPGGEIAFSRTTRSQLEQFKTGELYGDDLGTKVIEFSKVAAKMAMLLDFDVVHAHDWMTFLAGVEVKKATGKPLVIHVHASQYDRAGAAARGWIYDLEKYGMEEADAIIPVSRYTGKICAAHYNIDPAKIHPVHNGAEAVDAFRTKKPFPEKLVLFLGRLTAQKGPEFFLEIATRVLKKTRNVRFVMAGTGERLKPLAESTAFRGLGGYLHFTGFLNKEKVNELLSMTDIYCMPSVSEPFGLSALEAAQFGIPAVISKQSGVAEVLKGALKADYWDVDLMAQHIIDLLEDDALRERVVKQAEEDMAAATWDAAAEKVVEIYEELISRPSKPRGPADPLGLFRD
- a CDS encoding glycoside hydrolase family 57 protein, yielding MPHTCLYFQVHQPNRLIPYDFFQIGQHAFYEDDGLNAEVLSKVAEKSYLPANALFKKVIEQTHGRFRMALSISGTVIEQMQHHRPDVLASFQDLVATGSVELLAETYYHSLAILHSRKEFERQVERHLEILESVFRVRPRVFRNTELIYNNAIAAQAETMGFDGIMAEGVPWVLNGQSPNQVFRAPYVTRMKTLLRNASLSDDLGFRFSDKTWNEWPLTAEKFAGWVKDAPGDVVNLFMDYETIGEHQWKDTGVFEFWERLPEAMLAEGVSWVTPGEVVDLFSATREYDCHWPTSWADAERDLSAWTGNVMQQEAIAKIHRLEEEVLAARDPDLTHVWAKLQTSDHFYWMATKGGTDGSIHQYFSPYSTPYDAYIYFMNALGDLQVRLRRIREEREAGGARSGEL
- a CDS encoding Fe2+-dependent dioxygenase: MILCIPDVLTAEQTAECRRLLETADWQDGKATAGHQAAKAKDNMQIPATHPVAREVGDAILRALAVNPLFQSAALPLHFLPPMFNRYSGGQTFGTHVDSSIRQIPGTPHRIRTDLSCTLFFAGPEEYDGGELIIEDTYGSKSVKLPAGHMVLYPSTSLHQVTPVTRGTRLCSFFWLQSMIRSDEQRSLLFDLDIAIQRLSAALPDHEAASQSSVQLTGVYHNLIRQWAEM
- a CDS encoding TonB-dependent receptor, encoding MNSHDSSLRASRLPEGFVFTGTLFALGQLAAQTPAVTAPKKDEQKTENMSELVVQADLEKSLYKPERLQTPKQTQPLRDVAQTVTVIPADVMREQAASNLRDVLRNVPGISMQAGEGGGGPAGDNLAIRGFAARSDIFVDGMRDAASGGYSRDPFNFEQVEVTKGPSSASTGRGSTGGSINIVTKTPHLGNSYGTSLSGGTDDYMRGTFDLNQEFAGCGAVRLNGVWHEQDIPGRDGVENKRWGIAPSISWGLGTDTRFTLTYMHLDQDNTPDYGIPWIPRNSATNPLLQPGVPIVDFDRWYGNPLRDYEEIQTDLITGIFEHDFSDDLKLRTTLRYGRNDRDSVTTAPRFAAINDTTPATNPTTTTLNQQFQSRDQLDEALFGQADLRYDFSTGSIEHNLVGGFEVGREKSRNYGRSVYDPATGLPVAGNPQIDFFTGQVIIPFTGVIQRNGSITQTISDTTAFYLFDTATINEHWEISGGVRWDSYDVEYASRAASGVVSPLEREDSMFSYRGAITYKPVEQGSIYLGYGTSFNPSTENLTYIAAPTGTNNTLSLFQADPEENETIELGTKWEFFNDKLLLSGAIFRTEKTNARTTDPADPTVVTLTGEQVVEGFELGFTGAITDNWRIIGGYTYLESEVKASAVAAERGSEVSNTPKNSFSLWTVYDLPKGFSVGVGTQYVDSRYNNNNPTTRQEAPDFTLVNAMASYAMNENVTFQLNVDNVFDEDYIDRVGGGHFVPGQGRSIILSANMNF